The genomic window ACGTATCGAATTGCTGCAGTTGATCAACTTAAAACATATGCCAAAATTTTAGGTATCCCACTTGAAATCTGCTATAACAACGAGGATTTCATATTGGCGAAAAACAAATTTCAACATTATGATTTAATATTAATAGACACGGCAGGTAGAAATTATCGTAATCAACAATATGTGGAAGATTTAAAAGAAATATTAAATTTTAATGAAGACATGGAAACCTATTTAGTTCTGTCACTATCAAGTAGATATGAGGATATGAAGGCCATAATTGAGCAATTCTCACTCATTACCATTGATCAGCTAATTTTTACTAAAGTAGATGAAACAACAAAATACGGCCCAATGCTTAATATGATGATTCAATACAATAAAGGAATTGCGTATGTAACGAATGGTCAGAACGTGCCAGATGACATAATGGCGGCATCACCATCAGTTATAACAAAAACTATACTTGGGGTAGATGTATATGAGTGATCAAGCTCAAAATCTAAGACTTAGATTACAAAACTTACAACAAAATAAAATGGAAACAAAGGCCATTGCTGTTATTAGTGGTAAAGGTGGAGTGGGTAAGTCGAATTTCGCTTTGAATTTTTCACTTTCACTGGCCAAAAAGGGCCAACGCGTTCTTCTATTTGATATGGACATTGGGATGGGTAATATAGATATACTTATGGGTGTATCACCGGAAAATACAATAGTCGACATTTTCACCAAACAAATGTCGATTCATGATATTATAAAAAAGGGGCCACATAATCTATCCTATGTAGCGGGTGGAACAGGTTTTTCGAAAATTTTTAGTTTTGATTCAATGAAAATTCAATTCTTTTTCGATGAACTCCACAAATTATTACAAGACTATGATTATATTATATTTGATATGGGAGCAGGTTTGTCAGAGGGATATCTTGAAATTTTAATGGCTGTTCACGATGTATTTGTTATTACAACTACAGAGCCAACGGCTATTACAGATGCATATGCAACTATGAAATATATATATATAATGGATCAGCAAACACCCTTTTATCTCGTCGTAAACAGAGCTCACACGGAAAAAGAAGGTGAGATAACAA from Bacillus sp. HMF5848 includes these protein-coding regions:
- a CDS encoding MinD/ParA family protein, which codes for MSDQAQNLRLRLQNLQQNKMETKAIAVISGKGGVGKSNFALNFSLSLAKKGQRVLLFDMDIGMGNIDILMGVSPENTIVDIFTKQMSIHDIIKKGPHNLSYVAGGTGFSKIFSFDSMKIQFFFDELHKLLQDYDYIIFDMGAGLSEGYLEILMAVHDVFVITTTEPTAITDAYATMKYIYIMDQQTPFYLVVNRAHTEKEGEITMRRLTNAVQQFLQKQVIQFGLLPEDRAVSRAVSSQTPFIIHDPKSNASKALEQMTERYLSKSFESTIPSRSFSFVAKLRQYFFER